Genomic segment of Deltaproteobacteria bacterium:
TTCAAAAGGCCTCGCGGTATCTACGCCAGTACGCAATGTGTTCATAACCTGCTTAACGGTCATGTAGCGTTCTTCTAGGCATATAGTGCCGATTTTAACTGTGGAATCTGCCTGAACCTCAAGCGCCTTCATCACGTCGTCGCGTTGAAGAATTCCTTTTTCGATTAGATAATCACCGAAACGGTCGCTCATTCAGACCCTCTCCTCACGTATTCGACTCACCCGGGTAAATTCTGTGAACCTTATATAGTAAACCGCTTTTTGGGACATCGATGCAAATGGGCCTCGGATTCGAGATGTAGGTAAAAGGCTCACGCCTAAGAGCTGCAAGGGCCTGAAAAGGCTTTTCTTTCTCCGATAGTTAACCGATGCGTCAAACTTGTACTCCGCACTTTCAATTCGCCGAGTAAGATTCTCTTGGGTTCACGATCTCTTGGAGCAACAGGTGGGGACTGGCTTAGCGAGCAGGTGGAAGAAACCCCCGCGATGATGCCGCTGCACCTCAATTGCTGGGTGCTATTTTAGTGGTGTGGTCGCTGCGCTACCTGAAGGGCAGACTTTTCTACGATTTTCGCAAGTTCGTCATCACTCGGGTGCTGATTCTGCTCACCGAAACAATTCATATGAATGTCGTTAACGATATAACGGGATGGTGTGTTGTTGAGTGTGAGGGCAAGAATATCAAGAATACACTCGTCACACTCGCAGGCTGCTCTGCCTGCTTCGATGAATTCTCGGACTGCTTGAACGCACCGCTTCTCATTCAGGTTGATGACCCGAACCACTTCCTCACCTTCGCTTTGAAGGGCGAGGTCGTTGTATTTTAATCCCAAGAATGGATTGCTCATGCAGTTCTGCTCCCGTCGGTAGGTTACCGAAGTGTGCATCCGACCACAAGTTGTGAATCTAAGAAGGTGCTACGGGCTTGTGGATTTGGACAAATTGGTGCAGATGCGCCCATTCTGCCACAAATTTGGAGTGTACAATGATGCAAGCAGCAAAGGGTCTTCGGGAGTTAAAAACCGAAGAGCTAAAAAAACTTTTGGGCCACATATACCGAGAAGAACTCGTCTGCCCATTCACCATTGAGAATCTTACGAGAGTCGGTTTCCAGCATCGCCACGATCAGCTGATGGGGGCATTGCGTTCATTGGACGCTACCGCCGTTCAAGCCGTCTTAGTATGCGTCATTGCCGAGCGCCCCAAGAATACCATTGCCGATGATGATGATTTTTTGTTTTAGGTAGGGCTTAAGGCAAGGGCTCGAAGCCAAAAACGACAATGCCTCGTCCTACTGTTGTTTCCACACAAATGGTGGTGCCTTGATTGGGCGGATTGCCAACGGTTGGTGTGGCGCTCTTGTATTCATACCCTGATTTTTCAAGCTGGCTGGCAGTGCTGGCAGCCAACATACTTAAAAACTCACTGATAGCATCTTCGTAGGGTGGCTCATCGAAAATCTGTTCATAGTCGGCACTGAAGAGCCCCACGAGGATATGGTGAATCAACACAATATCAAGGCTGACGCTGAGGGTGCAGATGTTGGGGCCTCGTAATTGAACTTGTCCATGAAACTCTTCGAGGTGACCGTCTTCAAGCGCTCCGAGTTGATGGGTGCGAGCTTGAACGTCTGCTAAACGTTGGAGCATTTTGGGAAGATATCTTGTGAGGTATTGCTCTAGACGCTTAGTCTCCGGGGCTTCCTGAACCTCGGATGATGACCTACTTTTTTCCTGGTCCTCAAGATATTGATGAAACGAGCGCGCTGTATCTTCGATTTTATCTACAGTAGAAAATCCGAGTACGACAATGGCATCGCCGAGGCGAATACGCCTGGCCTTTTGTTCTTCTAATAACTCATTCAATTGAGCTTGTGTTAAAAGTCCTCGGTGTACCGCAAGGTCTCCAAAAAACATGTCGACCGTACGTTGTTCGCGGTGAAGTTCCTGGGCTTGTTGAGGCCTTAGGTATTCTCGCTGGACAGCTAAATCGCCCACACGCGGATTATTTTTACGCATGAACTGAATCGCACTGTTGAGTTCTTGAAGATTAATGACTTGGTGCTGAACTAAGAACTGACCAAAGAAAGGACTCTGCTTTGATGTGGGGTGAAGTTTACTATCAACTTTTAGTTTGGGGCGGCCCTCTTGTTGGTTCTCAATATCGGATTCAATAAAGCGGCGGAGTGCATACTCCACTGCTTCTTGAGCTGAGTCGAGTTGACTGATTCGCCGAGCTTGTTCAACCAAGTTGGGGTCGATTTCGATATGGGTCTTCATCTTTTGTGAGCTTATCGCAAAGCCCGGCAGTGTCCCAGGCGCTCATTATTTTTTGGGACGAATGCCCCATTATTTTTAAAGATCAGCCAGAATGACCTCAATGTGCGCCAGTGTGCGCAAAGGTGCTCCTGCAACCTACTGTAATTAGGTTGGGTTGAGATCAAAATGACGCACCGAAAGGTGGAACAGGACTTGCAAATATCTACGTTAAATTAAGGGTTTCAGCCATTTTACCCTGTCGTGACCTTAGCCCAAAGAGTGAAGATGACCTGTATATTAGAGAAAAAAGACTCTCCCCGAAGCTACATCATCAGCGTTGCGATTGCAGTGATATTATCTGCTACCGCATGTGCGAGCAGCGATGCTCAGGCCGCACCCTCGGCATCCGCCGTTGAGATTTTTCAGGAGATCGATAGGGCAGGCTTGCAAGGACCCGTAGTGAGACTTAGAGCGGACCGGCTAAGTCAAAGTGAAGTAAATTGGGTGAGAGCTGAGGTGAAGTCTACTCTGCGCGCTATGGCTCAAAGTTGTAAGACTGGTGACCTCGAAACGTTTGCCTATCATATCGGGGCCGCTGAATTTTCCGGCTTTTTCCCGGCTCTATTTCAGCGCATGCGTTCTCGCACAATGGATAAGCAGGAGTTGATGGCTTACCTCTGTGATATTGAAGACGGAAATTTTTCGCCTACAGAAACTCGGGTCGGAGAATGCAAAAGTCAGGGATGCACCAACGTTCAATTTCGTGGTCGCAATTTGATACCCACAATGAGTGAAGAAGGAATCGTTCGATTCGTAGGCCTTGGTCAATGTGCATTGGATATTTGTCATTGGCCCGTGGCCACGACGCGACATGCTTTTAGAAATCGTCACAATCGATCAAAACGATTGGCATCTAGACTCTAGTTCACTCAAGCCCACAAAAGTATTGGTCCATGTCTCGGCTAAGCGATGAGATCATGGCTTGTAGCTGGAATATCGCATTGGGCCCGAATTCGTTAATCAAGACTTCGTGAGAACTTTGATTGAGCATTGTCACAATCACGTCTTCCAAGAAGAGGACGGTGAATAGCTCAGTAAAGTGTGATGACTTAAAGTTCCAATTTTCCTCATCAGCTTCGATCGGACCCTCCGGAAGCGGGGCAAGCGTTCCGTTAATGATACTGATGAACCATTCTTTTCTTTTCTTGAATTGCGTGAACCACAGCCCCATCCGGGCATAGACCAGCAATGCCACTTGCCGCGTTCTTTGGTCTTGTCGAATTTTAGTGATGAGATTTGAGGTAGAGAGCGCTGAATTTTCTCCACGCAGTTCCGTTTCTATTTGCTGACACTCTTCTTGGTAAGCGTCGTATTTTGGACCGCCGATCATCATACGAACCACTTTGAAAAATCCAGGGAGCATACGAGGTGAGAGCCCGCCGTCTTGGAGACTTCGTCCATCGGGGTTTGCAAAGAGGTGAAGAAACCGGCTTGCTAATACAACTTCAAAAGGCGTTTGCAGCGTGGCAAGTGGGGAGAGGATGGTTGGTGCGTCGCTAAACGCCCGCCGCTGTTTCAAGTTGCTAATGACGGCGAGTACTTGTTGACTTGAGAGTGATCCCCCAGATTCCTCGAGAGCGAGCTGAAATTCACTTGAGACAATGTCCAGTAGTTCCCGTGCTGCTTCTGCAGAACTGGTCATGACGGCCTCCTTTTTAATCGCGTACTTCGTAGTCTAGTCACATCAAATTTCTCTTTGGCTTTAGTATCAGGAATCTTCAGTTGGATGCCAAGGTTCGGCGTAGGAGAAATAATTTGCTATTTCTGTCTGTTTGTAGAAGATCGGCCCCAATTCCGGCAGAGATGTCGGGGGGATGGGGTACTTATTGAAGTACTTGCAAAAGTTGAGGCCGAAGCTTGGGGGAGTCTAGGTCAATAAAGTGAATGAATTTAGTGGGTTATTCAAATAACTCATGGTCATGACCGGGGGGAAACATGAAAGTACAGCTTGATGACGGCCGCATATTTGAAGCCATCGATGCCGAAGGTATCGTAGAGAAGCTTTTTAATGCTCATAAGGTCGGCTTTTCGATGATGCCAGAGGATATCAAGTCGATTACGGGTTACGTGGAGTGGGCCGCTGGAAATATCCGCCGGGTCACGGGTACTCGAAATTTGGTAATCATGGGTTCAAGCCGAAAAGAGCGATGCGGCGCATTGCTTGATGCTGCAGTGGCAGCTCGTCAGGCCGCCTATCTTCACCCGTAAATCTCCAGTCTAGGTTAGATTCTCGCGCCTTCGTGCAGTGCATCAGTCAGTTCTTGGTTCAAGTCTTCGTAATTTCCACTCGCGGCATCGCGTATATAGATCGAGTCGGTAAGCTCGAGACTGTAGGCCTCTTTCTTCAATCTGGCTTTTTGATGTTTAAAGGTTCCCGTTAGGTCGGGTTCCGGAAGAATTCTCAGAAAGATGGGTCTTGCGTATGTTGGAAGCTGGTTTTCTAAAGCCTTTGCCAAAACTGAAAGTTCAAAGTCACCATCAATCACCAAGGCCGCCATTCCAGCTCTGCCATCATGACCAGGAATTTCGACCCCATATACAATCGACTCTTTTATCCCCGGAATAGTGTTGATGACTTCACTCACTTCTGTGGTTGCAACGTTCTCACCTTTCCAGCGGAAGGTGTCGCCAATACGGTCCATAAAATACACAAAGCCTTCATCATCCATTCGGAGTAGATCACCGGTCCGAAAGAATCGATCTCCAGTGGTAAAAACGTTTTCGAGTATCTTCTTCGCGGTGGCCTCTTTGTTGGTGTAACCCCGAAATTCAGACACAGGGTCGTTGGGGAGAATCTGCCCGATGGCTTCGCCAATGTCCCCTGGCTTCACGCGTTCACAAAACCCATTCTTGTCACGCATGGGTTCTTCGTTCTCAATATCGAACTTTACAATGGAATAGGGCAGTAGCTTTTGGAGAACAGGTGGCATGTAACCGACAGCATGGGCCATACCATAGGGGTTAAGAAGCGTAACATTCCCTTCGGTTGCGCCGTAGAATTCAAAAATTCCAACGCCGTACCTTTCCACCACCTCATCCCAGATATCCGGTCTAAGCCCATTGCCCAGTAGAAAACGAATCTTGTGATTTTTGTCTTCGGCCGATTTTGGGGTGGTCAATAAATATCGAAGCACCTCACCTATATATTGAGCAACGGTACAGCCGTGCTTTTGGCAATCAGGAATAAACTGTGTGGAACTAAATTTTCGCCGGATTACCATTTTGGCACCAGTTGTAAAAGTGGAACCCACGCCAATCATGCCCCCGGCACTGTGGTAGAGCGGGAGCGCGGTGTAGATGACGTCATGTTGGGTAATGTTACCAAGTCTTGCGAAAACAAGCCCCGCTCCGAGACTGCGGATATGAGTAATAACAGCCGCTTTGGGAAGACCGGTGGTACCTGAAGTATAGATTAGGATCAGTGGATCCGTGGCGTGGAGATCGGGTTGTTTAGGAGGCGGATCGTTTGAGCAGTCATCCCAACTGCTTTTGAGGTCTTCATAACCTTCAGCAATATGGGGCCCGATGGTACAGAGTTTGATGTCACCGGGTAGCTCACCCCGGATGGCATTGATGGGATCGACTTTTCCTGCCTGGGTGATGATGGCTTTGGAGTTGGCCACGGTGATGGAGTGGCTAAGTGCTTTGCCTTCTTGGTGCGAGTTGATGAGCGCGGTTACAACACCAATCTTGCCGAGGCCCACCCAAATGGCTGGATAAACGGGAATGTTGTCCATGTAGAGTGCGATTCGGTCACCCTTTTTAAAGCCGCGCTTCAAGGCCCAATTTGCGACTTGATTGGCGAGGGAATCGAATTCACTCCAGGTGAGGGATTTTTCCACGCCTTCTGCATCGACAATGGCTTCTTTGTTGGGCCACTTTCGAGCGTTGGCTTCCACGAAGTCTGCGATGTTCATCGTGGAGTTTACATGTTTTTTCATTGTGCGTTTTACGCCGATTAGCTTCCATGCAAATGGCAGTTGGTGATTGAAAAAACCCATTCTCGGCGCTCCAGACAGTTGAAAACATAAGACTAAATCAAAATCTTCGACCCTTTCATCTCATCGCATTCAGGGGGATCATTTCAAGGGTTACATCCTGCGCGTCCTACCTACACACCCTAATCACGTTGACACCGTGGGCAGGCAAGTCCTAGAACATGTTCTATCATGGTGTGCAGTAGCAACGGGGAGTTGAATCATTATGCCGAAATGGGACCATAGCGTTGACCTCTTGGTTATTGGCTCGGGAGCAGGTGCGATGTCGGCGGGAATCCGTGGCAGTGATCTTGGCCTGGATGTTTTGTTGGTAGAAAAGGGCGAAACTTATGGCGGGTCGTCTGCCATGAGCGGCGGCGTTTGTTGGGTAGGCAATAATTTACATATGGCCAAGTCAGGAATCACTGACTCCGACGAAGACACATTGACCTATCTCTCCCATATTACCCAAGGTGAAGTTCCTGATTCACTTCTTGTGAATTACCGGGACAACAGTAAGCGGATGGTGGAGTACTTTGCGCAAAAGACTCACCTGCATTTCATGCCGCTGACTGAGTACACTGATTATTACCCCGAGGCGCCGGGAGGAAAGTTGGGCGGTCGGTCCATGGAGCCTCTGCCTTTTGACGGTTCCCTGCTTGAGAACGACTTTAACCTTCTGCATCCACCGGCTCAGAGCGCACTCATCATGGGCAAGATGATGATCACCGCCAAGATCGCAAAAACCATGATTATGCTCGGGTTCAAGTCGCTGTGTTTGATGGCCTGGCTTTTTATAAAGTATGCGTTTCGTTATCCTACACGGCGAAAATATGGCCGAGATCCTTACCTGACGAACGGTAATGCCCTCATGGGCCGCTTGAGGTTGAGTCTCAAAGATAGAAATGTGCCGATTTGGTTAAAGAGTCCAGCCAGTGAATTGATTTTCGAAAATGGGCGGGCAGTGGGCGCGGTCATTGAAAAGGATGGCCAGTCCATGCGTGTTGAAGCCAAGCGGGGAGTCTTATTGGCTGCTGGCGGCTTTGAACGCAATTTAAAAATGCGTGAAGAGTATGGGCCCAAGCCAGCCTCCGTTGAGTGGACTGCCGGAAATGAGCACAACACGGGTGATGCCATTCAAATGGGCATGAAAGCCGGTGCAGGTACAGCTTTGATGAGCGAGGCTTGGTGGACACCTGTCACGCAATACCCCGGCTCTAAGGATGGCTGGGTGTTGGTGGTTGAGAAAAGCTTGCCGGGAGGTATTTTTATCAACGGGCTAGGGAAGCGATTTACAAACGAGTCGGCACCTTACGTGGATGTTGTGGTTGAGATGTATAAGGATCACCAAAAAACGGGAAAGACCGTACCCGGCTGGATGGTCTTTGATGCAGACTACCGCCACAACTACATCGCAGGGCCGGTGGGTCCGGGCAAAGCTTTGCCGGATAAAACCCTGCCGCGAAAGCTACGCAAAGATTTTCTTTTGAAGGCAGGTAGTTTGGATGAGCTTGCGCAGAAGCTCGGAGTAGATGCTCCAAGCTTAAGCGAGACGGTGAAGCGGTTTAACGAAATGGCTCATGAGGGCAAAGACCTTGATTTCGGCAGGGGCGAGAGTGCTGCCGATAGGTACTATGGCGATGACCGGGTAAGCCCGAATCCATGTATGGCACCGCTGAACAAAGCACCCTATTATGCCATCCCGCTTTTCCCTGGAGATTTAGGAACCAAAGGCGGCTTAACCACAGATGCTGATGCGCGTGTCTTGAAAGAGAATGGGCAACCCATTGAGGGGCTCTATGCCGCCGGTAATACCAGTGCCTCAGTGATGGGCCGGACCTACCCTGGAGCGGGCGGTACCATCGGACCAGCGTTGTGCTATGGTTTTCTTGCGGCTGAGGCGGCTGCAAAGAGCGAAGCCGTCTTGGTGGGCGTTCAGGAGAGCGCGGCACAAGCTGCAACAGGCTGAGACAGATTCAATATAAAGGGCTTACAATGATTCAAAGGCAGTGGCTTGCAGTGATGGGTTTAATGGTTACGTGCGGCTTGACGGCGGCGTTGCCTGGATGCGGCGGCAGCGAAGAAGTCGTTTGCGAAACCGTATTAGAAGAAACGGTTAGTTTCTCGACCGAGATTGGGCCTCTCTTTGAGGCCAAATGTAACTACTGTCATAACCACGAAAAAACAGGCGTAGAGCGAGAAGGGGCTCCGGTAGGAGTTGACTACACGACCTATGCTGCCGCGGTGACGAATGCCCTGGGAGCTCTGGATGAGGCGCGTTCGGAAACGATGCCACCCAGTTGCGAGGCTTGTCCGCCGGTGCCCAGTTCCGAGCAGACAAACCTCTTATGCAATTGGATTAAACAAGGCACGCCCGAGTAGTAGGTATACCTCGTTCCTTATTGCTCAATCGCCTGATGCAGCCAGCGGCGTTGCTGAGATGACTTCAGAACATTCACTCTGCGCGGTCCCGTTGACTGCACGTACACAGATAAATGTGCGCGCGTCAGATGGAAGTCCGTTCAAAGTGTAGTTGTTTTCGGGGGCACTCAGAGGTGATGAGCCCTGGGTCGCTTCAACCGTCTCAAATGGACCAGCGGCTGAATAGCTGTACTGGACGATGTAGCTTGTGCTTGGAGTAACCGCATCCCACGTAAGTGAGAGCGAGTCCTCTCCAGCAACGACCTGCAGGTTAGAAGGTATTTCTGGGTGCACATAGACAGTCAGCGATAAATCATAAGCCGCGATAAACTGGGGGATAGCCTCGTTGCGCATACTCACAAAGTAGGTACCACTAACCAAATTGGTCTGACTTAATTGATAGGAATCCTCACGTCCTTTAGAAGTCGCGACCTCAGTACCATCAACATCAAAGAGAGTAACAAAAAGACCACTCGATTCAACAGACGCACGAATCGTGATGTCTGAGGTTGAGGTGATCTCAATACGTGCAAAGTCTACATCACCATCTTGATGGATTGAGTGAGCCTGCGTAGCATCGGTATCAAGAAGATGAATTGCAGAATCTGTGACTTCAGCAATTGTGTCATCTGATTCGAATGCATCCGGTGTTCCGCTTGGTGGCGCGCTGACCTGAACATTCACATCAACGAAATAGGAACCAATGGTCGACCAGCTACCATAGCCACGTGCCATAATATAATAGCTTCCGGCCGGAAGGTCCGTCATCTCAATTCTGGAGTAACTGTTTCCAAGAACCTCGTCTTGGTCATTATAAGCCAGCTGACCTTGTGAGTCGTTGTAGAGATAGAGTTCAGTATCAGACCATTCATCTGGCCCCGTCGTGGTGATGGTGATGTTATTTTTCCATCCCGTTAACTCAAGGCGAATATAATCTTGGTCATCAATGACATGGGATGAGTGTGCTTGTCGGTATGTACCACTGTAGATAGGTTCAGTTGATAATGCAGAGGCCGTAGAAAAACTGTTGTCTGGTTCAAACATGTCTGAAGCCAGTGGAACTTGAATATTTACTTCGTTGGAAGCATAGGTCTCAACCCCATTTTCATCAACGCCTCGAACCATCGCATAGATAGGGTAGTCACTCGGGAACCCGTTTAGTGAGAATGTAGTAGCTTCCGTATTTAAAGGAGGCATACCTTCTGTGGCGATATAGATAAGTGGCTCGTAAGGACCACCAGGCATCTCGCCGTAGTAAACGTTGTATGAACTTGCACCTTCAAGAGCGGTCCAGGCCATCACTGCAGCTCCACCAGAGTAGCTCACGGTTAGGTTTTGTGGTCCAGGAAGAAGAGGGTCACTTGCCTGAACCTTGAGGCTATAGCTTGTGATTGCACTGCCTTCGGCGCTGAACGCGTAGACAAAGTAAGTGCCAGCATCAAGCACCTCGTTGAGGTTTTGCCCCGACTCGAAAAAACCATCAGATGTTGATGCAATTTGAGAATGATTTTCCGTGTAGAGCGTTAATGCTGGGCGCTCAAAGTTACTGACCGCCGTGACCAGAACTTCTTGCCGAGTTTCAATAGTAAACTTAACAAAGTCACCATCTCCTGCCGGAAGTGTATGAACTTGAGATTCGCCAAGTGTGATGGTTCCGGCTGAATTGTAGGTGTTGTCGGGTTCAAAAGCATCGTCAGCGGGGCCGGCAGTGCCATCGCATGCGTTATCGGTTTCGTCGCTGCCATCATTGCATTGCGGGAGCCCGTCGCAAAAGTAGATCTGCGGGATACACTGGTCACCGCTGTGGCAGGAGAACTCGCCATCGCCGCAGTTGGTTGGGTTACCGCTCTCACTTGGATCTGGATTGTCACCGCAGTCGGGGTCACAGTCACAAGATTCGGTGCAGCTGCTGTCTTCGTTGCATTCACATGTATTGGGTTCCGTTGTTCGGATAAGACCAAAATCTGCAGTGACGATAGAGGAAGTCGACCAAATTTGGCCTTCGAGAAAGCGAGGCTCTTGTTGAGTCGCAAACCCTGCTTCAGCATCGGTTCGCACAACCACGCGCATATCTGTAATGCCAATGGCATCCACACCCTCTTGAGTCATCGCGAATTGAGCGCGAACGGTTTTAGTTTCTGCGAGAGTGACCGTGTCTGGGCTGAGGCTTACGCGGTAGGCACCGAAAACAGAGCGCGTTTCGGAGGCTGGTAAGTCTTCGAGTTTCTCAATGGTCACGGTAACCAATTGGTCAAACGTGAGCGGGCTAAAGACAATAGAGAAGACGCCGTCGTGGCTTGTCGCCTGTCCACCGGTCACGGGGACGACACTCTCTTGGCTATTGTCAGCGGCGGTTTCGGTTGAGTCATTACTACCAAGATCAGAACCGGCGTTTGTTGATGGGCGTCCGCAAGCCGCTAAAGCAAAGCAGAGCATCCATGGGATGATTTTTTGAATCTTCATGTTTGGGGGTCTCCCTCTCACCAACTAAAAAGTCGGTTTGGGCCATATAAGGGGGAAAAAAATGTTGTGGGCATTTGCTGCAATCTTGGGGGTTCGGACCCTACCACCATGGTAAGGCCCGAACCTTAGTGACCCACTACGTGACTAATTTCACGCAAGCAGGACACTGGTGATTGCCGCACTGTTTAGATGCCGGGTCGTTCGATTTTTGTGTAATTAATTTGGGCTGCGTGGAGAAAGCAGTTCTTTTCGATCCTACTTGAGCTCTTGTTCAAGCTGTGCGAGCTTGTTTTTGTTATGAGTAATCAACCTTCATCCCGACCGAGTTCAAGTAAGCGAAGACGCCGTCCCAGCCGCCGTAAGTCACCGAAAAATATGGAAAACCAAGCCGTTAAGGTTTTGGAGCAAAAGAGTGAAATCGACCGAAGCGAGCCGGTCGAAGCGGAGTTGTCGGCCGCCGAGATCGCGGAGTTTAAAGAACACTTCCAAT
This window contains:
- a CDS encoding late competence development ComFB family protein encodes the protein MSNPFLGLKYNDLALQSEGEEVVRVINLNEKRCVQAVREFIEAGRAACECDECILDILALTLNNTPSRYIVNDIHMNCFGEQNQHPSDDELAKIVEKSALQVAQRPHH
- a CDS encoding type II toxin-antitoxin system VapB family antitoxin, which produces MKTHIEIDPNLVEQARRISQLDSAQEAVEYALRRFIESDIENQQEGRPKLKVDSKLHPTSKQSPFFGQFLVQHQVINLQELNSAIQFMRKNNPRVGDLAVQREYLRPQQAQELHREQRTVDMFFGDLAVHRGLLTQAQLNELLEEQKARRIRLGDAIVVLGFSTVDKIEDTARSFHQYLEDQEKSRSSSEVQEAPETKRLEQYLTRYLPKMLQRLADVQARTHQLGALEDGHLEEFHGQVQLRGPNICTLSVSLDIVLIHHILVGLFSADYEQIFDEPPYEDAISEFLSMLAASTASQLEKSGYEYKSATPTVGNPPNQGTTICVETTVGRGIVVFGFEPLP
- a CDS encoding long-chain-acyl-CoA synthetase, whose product is MGFFNHQLPFAWKLIGVKRTMKKHVNSTMNIADFVEANARKWPNKEAIVDAEGVEKSLTWSEFDSLANQVANWALKRGFKKGDRIALYMDNIPVYPAIWVGLGKIGVVTALINSHQEGKALSHSITVANSKAIITQAGKVDPINAIRGELPGDIKLCTIGPHIAEGYEDLKSSWDDCSNDPPPKQPDLHATDPLILIYTSGTTGLPKAAVITHIRSLGAGLVFARLGNITQHDVIYTALPLYHSAGGMIGVGSTFTTGAKMVIRRKFSSTQFIPDCQKHGCTVAQYIGEVLRYLLTTPKSAEDKNHKIRFLLGNGLRPDIWDEVVERYGVGIFEFYGATEGNVTLLNPYGMAHAVGYMPPVLQKLLPYSIVKFDIENEEPMRDKNGFCERVKPGDIGEAIGQILPNDPVSEFRGYTNKEATAKKILENVFTTGDRFFRTGDLLRMDDEGFVYFMDRIGDTFRWKGENVATTEVSEVINTIPGIKESIVYGVEIPGHDGRAGMAALVIDGDFELSVLAKALENQLPTYARPIFLRILPEPDLTGTFKHQKARLKKEAYSLELTDSIYIRDAASGNYEDLNQELTDALHEGARI
- a CDS encoding FAD-binding protein — encoded protein: MPKWDHSVDLLVIGSGAGAMSAGIRGSDLGLDVLLVEKGETYGGSSAMSGGVCWVGNNLHMAKSGITDSDEDTLTYLSHITQGEVPDSLLVNYRDNSKRMVEYFAQKTHLHFMPLTEYTDYYPEAPGGKLGGRSMEPLPFDGSLLENDFNLLHPPAQSALIMGKMMITAKIAKTMIMLGFKSLCLMAWLFIKYAFRYPTRRKYGRDPYLTNGNALMGRLRLSLKDRNVPIWLKSPASELIFENGRAVGAVIEKDGQSMRVEAKRGVLLAAGGFERNLKMREEYGPKPASVEWTAGNEHNTGDAIQMGMKAGAGTALMSEAWWTPVTQYPGSKDGWVLVVEKSLPGGIFINGLGKRFTNESAPYVDVVVEMYKDHQKTGKTVPGWMVFDADYRHNYIAGPVGPGKALPDKTLPRKLRKDFLLKAGSLDELAQKLGVDAPSLSETVKRFNEMAHEGKDLDFGRGESAADRYYGDDRVSPNPCMAPLNKAPYYAIPLFPGDLGTKGGLTTDADARVLKENGQPIEGLYAAGNTSASVMGRTYPGAGGTIGPALCYGFLAAEAAAKSEAVLVGVQESAAQAATG